The Acidobacteriota bacterium genome has a segment encoding these proteins:
- a CDS encoding Glu/Leu/Phe/Val dehydrogenase produces MALKGFNAFEMAQKQFDSVADLLELDQPTRDLLRTPLREYHFSIPVRMDDGSVRVFHGFRCQHNDARGPCKGGIRFHPQETIDTVRALSMWMTWKCSVVDIPLGGGKGGVICDPHDLSQREQERLCRGWMRVLAYDVGPLRDVPAPDVMTNPQHMLWMLDEFETIHGAKYPGFITGKPVGMGGSLGRTEATGYGVVFTLREALREKGIKIESTTAAVQGFGNVAQYAIKLYTQLGGKVVAVACWDQNDQASYTYRKKSGVNLDELLAITDRFGGIDKAKAESLDYERLPGDAWIEQDVDILIPAALENQINGETVKRIGPKVKVIAEGANGPTTPEADAVIKSRGIFVIPDFLANAGGVTCSYFEQVQCNMNFFWTKEEVLSKLDDKMTAAFKAVSELARTRKLFMRDAAYVIAVSRVANACKDRGWV; encoded by the coding sequence ATGGCTTTAAAAGGGTTCAATGCCTTCGAAATGGCTCAGAAGCAGTTCGACTCCGTGGCCGATCTTCTCGAGCTTGACCAACCGACCCGGGACCTCCTGCGGACGCCTCTGCGGGAGTACCACTTCTCGATCCCCGTTCGCATGGATGACGGATCCGTCCGCGTCTTCCACGGCTTCCGCTGCCAGCACAACGACGCCCGCGGGCCCTGCAAGGGCGGCATCCGCTTCCACCCCCAGGAGACGATCGACACCGTCCGGGCCCTGTCCATGTGGATGACCTGGAAGTGCTCCGTCGTCGACATCCCGCTCGGCGGCGGCAAGGGCGGCGTCATCTGCGACCCGCACGACCTGAGCCAGCGCGAGCAGGAACGCCTCTGCCGGGGCTGGATGCGGGTCCTGGCTTATGACGTGGGCCCCCTGCGCGACGTCCCCGCCCCCGACGTCATGACCAATCCCCAGCACATGCTCTGGATGCTCGACGAGTTCGAGACCATCCACGGCGCGAAGTACCCCGGCTTCATCACGGGCAAGCCGGTGGGCATGGGCGGCTCGCTCGGCCGGACGGAAGCGACGGGCTACGGCGTCGTCTTCACGCTCCGGGAAGCCCTAAGAGAGAAGGGCATCAAGATCGAGTCGACCACGGCCGCCGTCCAGGGCTTCGGCAACGTCGCCCAGTATGCCATCAAGCTCTACACCCAGCTCGGCGGCAAGGTCGTCGCGGTCGCCTGCTGGGACCAGAACGACCAGGCTTCCTACACCTACCGGAAGAAAAGCGGCGTCAACCTCGACGAGCTCCTGGCCATCACCGACCGCTTCGGCGGCATCGACAAGGCCAAGGCCGAATCGCTCGATTACGAGCGCCTGCCCGGCGACGCCTGGATCGAGCAGGACGTCGACATCCTCATCCCCGCCGCCCTGGAGAACCAGATCAACGGTGAAACGGTCAAGAGGATCGGCCCCAAGGTCAAGGTCATCGCCGAGGGCGCCAACGGCCCGACGACCCCCGAGGCCGACGCCGTCATCAAGAGCCGGGGCATCTTCGTCATCCCCGACTTCCTGGCCAACGCCGGCGGCGTGACCTGCAGCTATTTCGAGCAGGTCCAGTGCAACATGAACTTCTTCTGGACCAAGGAAGAGGTCCTGAGCAAGCTCGATGACAAGATGACCGCCGCCTTCAAGGCCGTCAGCGAGCTGGCCCGGACGCGCAAGCTTTTCATGCGCGACGCCGCCTACGTCATCGCCGTCAGCCGCGTCGCCAACGCCTGCAAGGACCGCGGCTGGGTCTGA